The DNA region ATGCACTAAACGGTCAAGAAGAAGATTATTACTACGAAATTAAACACTACAACTTTGATTGGACACCATCGCAATTAGTAGAATCTGAATATTTAGATGGTTTTGACGAGCAACGTATAAGAAATTATCAAAACTCGTTTAACACCTTACAGACTTTTTCGCATTACAAATTATCTATACCTAACCAATTTACTAAAGCGATAAAGGTTACTGGAAATTATATGATTACAATCTATGATGATTATGACGATATAGTTTTTTCTAGAAAATTTATGGTTTACCAACAACAAGCAAATGTTGGTGTAGCAATTAAAAGATCCAGAAATGTAAAAGAAATAGACCAGAAACAATCTGTTGATATCACTATTAATTCTAGCCAAATACAATTTGTAAATCCTAAACAAACCGTAAAAACAGTTGTAATACAAAACAACAATTTAAAAACAGCTATTACCACCTTAAAACCTCAATATATATTAGCGAATGAACTTACCTATCGCTACAATGAAGAGTCTAGTTTTTACGGTGGAAACGAGTTTTTATATTTTGAAAATAAAGAAATTAGAGCTGCAAGTAATGGTGTGCAATTTATAGATCTTAAAGACCTTTATAACACCTATTTATTTACAAATGTATCTAGAGCTAGTCAAAGATATACTTACAATCCTGATATTAACGGAAATTTTAAAATCACCGCATTAGATGTTAATAACCCAGATACCGAAGCAGATTATGCTAGAGTACATTTTACATTGCAATACAAAGCACTTAAACAAGGACAACATATTTACGTTTACGGCAACTTTAATAATTATGAAATTGAAGACTTTAATAAAATGGAATATTTTGAAGATGAAGGTGTTTACAATACCTCATTTTTACTAAAGCAAGGTTTCTACAATTACAAATATGTTATAGTAAACAAAGACAAAACAATAGATCACACTGCAATAAGCGGTAGTTTTTGGCAAACAGAAAACAACTACAAAGTATTAGTTTACTACAGAGAACTTGGTGCTAGATATGACCAAATTATAGGTTTAGGTGAAAAAAACTCGGTAGGAATTACTAATTAATCGTTAAAAAACCCAATATAAAGCCTTTAAAACCATAAAATTAGACTATTATTTCTTATTTTTACACCACAAGAATTGGCATAATCTATTATGGTACAACAAATTACAAAAGGAATTAAAATCTCTGTAGTAACAAATTTTGAAGGGACATTTTATAAAAATTATAAAATTCACTTTGCGTTTGGTTACCAAGTTACCATAGAAAATCAAAGCAAAGATTATGTTCAGCTTAATTCTAGAGAATGGATTATTTACGATGCTTTAAATAAAAAAGAAGTAATAACTGGCGAAGGTGTTATAGGCAAAAAACCAGTAATTAAACCAGGCGAATCTCATACCTATTCTTCAGGTTGCTTACTTACGTCTCCATTTGGTGCAATGCGTGGTTTTTACAATATGGTTAATTTTACAACTACAAAAGGGTTTAAAGTTGCAATTCCTAAATTTAATTTAAGCACACCATTCGCCATAAATTAATTCAATCTATCAAATCTGTACACTTTATCTTTTTGTTTGACATGAAAATAACTACAATTAGAATAGTGCACAAATTCCCATTGCGTGTAATAATCAAACGCTTTATCATCTACTAAAAAAGTAGCGTGTACATCTATATTTCCGTAAGGAGAAATTCGTCTAAATTCAAATTGACATTCTTCATCTAAATCTATTAATTCAAACCAAGCACCAGCAGCAATTCCAGATAACCATTGTGCTTTTTTAGAAATCCCATGTATAGGTTTTGGCAATTGTGTACCAATTAGATTTGGCGTATGATTTTTTAATCGATCTAAAAAACATCTAATATTTTCAGAAGTTTGAGAACCTTTAAAGATTGAAATTTCTCCAGTTTCATCAACCTTAAACACTTGATTTTCTGTATTAGCGATTATTACATTACCTACCGTACTTGGCGTAAACCATTTACTGCGTTTTAATTGTTTTCTAATTCCATCACAAGTTACACCTGCAATTAATGCATCGGTTACAAACCTAGCGCAATTACAAGCATCTTTCTTAAAAGCTGCATAATAAATAAACGATTTTTGCTGCATTTTTTTAATATGAAGCTTAGCCTTATTATAATTTACACGCTTACAAACCGAAGCAAGCAAAATACCATCGCCATGAGTTAATTTAGGATGCGTCCCTAAAAACGAAAGTATTTCATCTAAATTTTCAATGTCATCATTAACGATAGTAGCTTTTAGTGGAAAATCCAATTCGTTATCTGTAAGTTTACCTCTAACTCTACCGGTTGGTTCTGGTGTAATATATCGACCAAAATCATGATATTCTAATTCTCCTGTTTTCTTATTAATTAATACCATTGCAGCATGTCCTGCTCTAACATAATCCTGTTTTCCTATCCCAAAATATTTTAAATAAGGAGAATACCACTCTTCTGCGACCATTACAATGGTTTCTGGATACGCCAATGTTAAAATTATAGCATCATTCATTATTAATTATTTATGGATATACTTAGATCTATTAACCTCAAGCAACTTACAAAAAAAAATCATGAATTAAATAACTAATATCAATACAGGATTACCCTTTAAAACGATTTTAAAATTGTACCTTTGTTTGACAAAATTTTAGAATTAAAACTCAAATTTCAATTATGGGAAAAGGATTTTTTAACGTACCTATTGCAGTTAACGAACCTGTAAAAAGTTACGCTCCAGGATCGCCAGAACGTGAAGCGGTATTAGAAGCATACAAAACAATGATCAACACTCAAGTTGATGTGCCAATGTACATTAATGGACAAGATGTTACAACAGGAAACACAAGAACAATGTCTCCGCCTCATGACCATAAACATATTGTTGGAACTTATCATTTAGCTGAAAAAAAACACGTTGAAGAAGCAATTAACACTGCTTTAGAAGCAAGAAAAACTTGGGCAAATACACCATGGGAACAACGTGCTGCTATATTTTTAAAAGCTGCCGAATTAATTGCTGGTCCTTACAGAGCAAAAATTAATGCTGCTACGATGATTGCTCAATCTAAAACTATACATCAGGCTGAAATAGATTCAGCTTGCGAGCTTATAGATTTTTTACGTTTTAACGTACAATATATGACCGATATTTACCATGATCAACCAGAAAGCACAAGCGATGCTTGGAACAGGTTAGAATATCGTCCATTAGAAGGTTTTACTTACGCTGTTACACCTTTTAACTTTACTGCAATTGCAGGTAACTTACCATCTTGTATGGCAATGATGGGTAATGTAGTAGTTTGGAAACCTAGTGATTCTCAAATCTATTCTGCAAAAGTTGTTATGGATGTATTTAAAGAAGCTGGTGTACCAGATGGTGTTATTAACGTTGTTTTTGGTGATCCTGTAATGATTACAGATACCGTTTTAGACAGTCCAGATTTTTCAGGATTACACTTTACTGGTTCTACATTTATCTTTAAAGAATTATGGAAAAAAATAGGTAACAACATTCATAACTATAAAACTTACCCTAAAATAGTTGGAGAAACTGGAGGAAAAGATTTTATTGTTGCACATAAATCTGCTAACCCAAAACAAGTTGCTACTGCAATTGTTAGAGGTGCTTTTGAGTTTCAAGGTCAAAAATGTAGTGCAGCTTCTAGAGCTTACATTTCAGAAAGTATTTGGAACCAAGTTAAAGATTATGTTGTTGAAGATGTAAAATCTTTTAAAATGGGTTCTCCAGAAGATATGAATAATTTCTTCACAGCTGTAATACACGAAGGATCTTTTGATAAACTTGCTAAATATATAGATCAAGCAAAAGCAGATAAAGATGTTGAAGTTTTAGTTGGAGGAAACTATGATAAATCTAAAGGTTACTTTATAGAACCTACTGTTTTACTTACTACAGATCCAAAATACACTACAATGCAAGAGGAGTTATTTGGTCCAGTAATTACAATTTACGTATTTAAAGACGATCAATTCTCTGAAACTTTAGAATTAGTAGACAACACAAGTGAATATGCTTTAACAGGTGCTATTTTAGCGCAAGACAGATATGCTATTGTAGAAGCTACTAAAGCATTACAAAACTGTGCAGGTAATTTTTACATTAATGACAAACCTACTGGTGCTGTAGTTGGTCAACAACCATTTGGTGGCGCAAGAGCATCAGGAACCAACGACAAAGCTGGTAGCGCATTAAATTTATTACGTTGGGTTTCACCAAGAATGATTAAAGAAACTTTTGTAACTCCAACAGATTACAGATACCCGTTTTTAGGCGAATAATTTTCTACGCTTTTCGATAAACTGAGCTGAAAGATTTTTCTTTCAGCTTTTTTTATTTTAAATAATTCGTATATTTCGCCTCCAAAAATTAAGAATATATGAAATATCGCTACTTTTTTTTGTTAATTTTTTGTTTTTCTTTAAATGTAAATGCACAAAACAAATTAAAAAATATTGACAAATCTAATCTAGAAACTTCTATTTTAGTTCCAATTTCTACATTACATAACATCAATAAATATCAACAAAACACAAACAGTTCTCATTCTTTTTTACAAACTTACAATCTAATTAAAGCTGGAGATTTTAATAATAGATTTCCTGCAATCAATGAAAAAGAATTAAGATACGCTACCGAAAATCAAGTTGTGCCAATTGGAATTTTAAATGTAGATTTTGAAAACATAAAACCTGAGGCTTTCTCTGATGGTAGAATTGCGTTAGATGCTAACCAAAATATTATAAATACCACTGGAAACAATTCGGTTTTCAATAAAAACACCATAAGTATTGCGGCGCCTTTATTTTTAAAACATAAAGGTTTAAAAACTAAATTTATACTTAATGATCAAAACATTTATAATACCACAAATAAGCAAATTGCAAGTGTTAGCATAAACTTTGGAAATGGTTTTATTAACCTTCCTTTTAATCAAGCAATTACTATAGAATTTGAAACTGCTGGAAGCAAAAC from Mesoflavibacter profundi includes:
- a CDS encoding type IX secretion system plug protein, with protein sequence MSYRLFKIITLCFFVSYNLTAQKATEITPPDYLKTIYFNGGTSESQLPIIKLGEELILEFDALNGQEEDYYYEIKHYNFDWTPSQLVESEYLDGFDEQRIRNYQNSFNTLQTFSHYKLSIPNQFTKAIKVTGNYMITIYDDYDDIVFSRKFMVYQQQANVGVAIKRSRNVKEIDQKQSVDITINSSQIQFVNPKQTVKTVVIQNNNLKTAITTLKPQYILANELTYRYNEESSFYGGNEFLYFENKEIRAASNGVQFIDLKDLYNTYLFTNVSRASQRYTYNPDINGNFKITALDVNNPDTEADYARVHFTLQYKALKQGQHIYVYGNFNNYEIEDFNKMEYFEDEGVYNTSFLLKQGFYNYKYVIVNKDKTIDHTAISGSFWQTENNYKVLVYYRELGARYDQIIGLGEKNSVGITN
- the apaG gene encoding Co2+/Mg2+ efflux protein ApaG → MVQQITKGIKISVVTNFEGTFYKNYKIHFAFGYQVTIENQSKDYVQLNSREWIIYDALNKKEVITGEGVIGKKPVIKPGESHTYSSGCLLTSPFGAMRGFYNMVNFTTTKGFKVAIPKFNLSTPFAIN
- a CDS encoding DUF6695 family protein; this encodes MNDAIILTLAYPETIVMVAEEWYSPYLKYFGIGKQDYVRAGHAAMVLINKKTGELEYHDFGRYITPEPTGRVRGKLTDNELDFPLKATIVNDDIENLDEILSFLGTHPKLTHGDGILLASVCKRVNYNKAKLHIKKMQQKSFIYYAAFKKDACNCARFVTDALIAGVTCDGIRKQLKRSKWFTPSTVGNVIIANTENQVFKVDETGEISIFKGSQTSENIRCFLDRLKNHTPNLIGTQLPKPIHGISKKAQWLSGIAAGAWFELIDLDEECQFEFRRISPYGNIDVHATFLVDDKAFDYYTQWEFVHYSNCSYFHVKQKDKVYRFDRLN
- the pruA gene encoding L-glutamate gamma-semialdehyde dehydrogenase, producing MGKGFFNVPIAVNEPVKSYAPGSPEREAVLEAYKTMINTQVDVPMYINGQDVTTGNTRTMSPPHDHKHIVGTYHLAEKKHVEEAINTALEARKTWANTPWEQRAAIFLKAAELIAGPYRAKINAATMIAQSKTIHQAEIDSACELIDFLRFNVQYMTDIYHDQPESTSDAWNRLEYRPLEGFTYAVTPFNFTAIAGNLPSCMAMMGNVVVWKPSDSQIYSAKVVMDVFKEAGVPDGVINVVFGDPVMITDTVLDSPDFSGLHFTGSTFIFKELWKKIGNNIHNYKTYPKIVGETGGKDFIVAHKSANPKQVATAIVRGAFEFQGQKCSAASRAYISESIWNQVKDYVVEDVKSFKMGSPEDMNNFFTAVIHEGSFDKLAKYIDQAKADKDVEVLVGGNYDKSKGYFIEPTVLLTTDPKYTTMQEELFGPVITIYVFKDDQFSETLELVDNTSEYALTGAILAQDRYAIVEATKALQNCAGNFYINDKPTGAVVGQQPFGGARASGTNDKAGSALNLLRWVSPRMIKETFVTPTDYRYPFLGE